In the genome of Saprospira sp. CCB-QB6, one region contains:
- a CDS encoding hydroxymethylpyrimidine/phosphomethylpyrimidine kinase: protein MSGPFVLSIAGFDPSAGAGLLADIKTFEQLGVYGLSVCSAQTIQRPGCFADLRWTEADWVERQLAFLLQSYTPKAVKIGIIGDLALLGRLLDQLAALAAPPLIVWDPVLSASAGFDFQQADAFEDLKALIERVDVFMPNRQELERLWPKQSPLAVAQSISQQTALLLKGGHDPQAKGLDQLFLAGELAAQWPPKMIAPQDKHGTGCVLSSALTAFLALGLPLTTAFGKAKDYNLQFMNSQPSLLGWHRSYQDE from the coding sequence ATGTCAGGCCCTTTTGTCTTAAGTATTGCGGGTTTTGATCCCTCTGCAGGGGCCGGCCTTTTGGCCGATATCAAAACCTTTGAACAGCTGGGCGTCTATGGCCTCTCGGTTTGTAGCGCCCAAACCATACAACGGCCCGGCTGCTTTGCCGATTTGCGCTGGACCGAAGCCGATTGGGTGGAGCGACAACTGGCCTTTTTGCTACAAAGCTATACGCCCAAGGCCGTGAAAATCGGCATTATTGGAGACTTGGCCCTTTTGGGTCGCCTCTTGGACCAACTAGCGGCCTTGGCCGCTCCGCCCCTGATTGTTTGGGACCCCGTGCTTAGTGCCTCTGCGGGTTTTGACTTTCAGCAGGCCGATGCTTTTGAAGACCTCAAAGCACTGATTGAGCGAGTGGATGTTTTTATGCCCAATCGCCAAGAGCTAGAGCGCCTTTGGCCCAAACAATCGCCCTTAGCCGTGGCCCAAAGCATTAGCCAACAAACGGCTTTATTGCTTAAAGGGGGACATGATCCCCAAGCGAAGGGATTGGACCAACTCTTTTTGGCGGGCGAGCTAGCCGCTCAATGGCCCCCCAAAATGATTGCTCCCCAAGACAAGCATGGAACAGGTTGCGTGCTTTCCTCTGCCCTAACCGCCTTTTTGGCCCTAGGGCTCCCCTTAACCACAGCCTTTGGAAAAGCCAAAGACTACAACCTTCAATTTATGAACAGCCAGCCCTCTCTGCTCGGTTGGCACAGGAGCTATCAAGATGAGTAA
- a CDS encoding muconolactone Delta-isomerase family protein — MENYYMLEFEVPADMQAHVEARSAEHHAKVEELMAQGRIQSFSYSANAMRSWAIVKASSAIEVMRLIQELPLQDCMIPSIISLESHYSAAPRLATAAH; from the coding sequence ATGGAAAATTATTACATGCTAGAATTCGAGGTACCTGCAGATATGCAGGCCCATGTAGAGGCTCGTTCTGCAGAGCATCATGCGAAGGTAGAGGAATTAATGGCCCAAGGTCGCATTCAGTCTTTTTCTTATTCGGCCAACGCCATGCGTTCTTGGGCTATTGTAAAGGCTAGTTCTGCAATTGAGGTGATGCGTTTGATTCAGGAGTTACCTTTGCAGGATTGCATGATTCCTAGCATTATTAGCCTAGAGAGCCATTATTCGGCAGCGCCTAGACTAGCGACAGCTGCACACTAG
- a CDS encoding thiamine phosphate synthase, with the protein MKIRLLTHPELLTDEIQLINALFAEGLACLNLRKPNFTAQQYEDFLAQIDAQYHPKIILHDHYELCDKYKVQGIHLGEARRRSYSPEELLALRQKLQKAGLALGSSVHERSTLDELAPKHFDYIFVSPVFSSISKQGYGPKEDWSISPYKDQYDFSLVGLGGIDLDSLAAAAEKGFEEVGALGSVWLKGEAAPAYFAKMLAACQALLS; encoded by the coding sequence ATGAAGATCAGATTATTGACACATCCCGAGCTCTTGACGGATGAAATACAACTTATCAATGCCCTTTTTGCAGAGGGTCTAGCCTGTCTCAATTTGCGTAAGCCCAATTTTACGGCCCAGCAATATGAGGACTTTCTGGCCCAAATTGATGCCCAATACCACCCCAAAATTATTTTGCACGACCATTATGAACTCTGCGATAAATATAAGGTGCAGGGGATTCATTTGGGCGAGGCCCGCCGCCGCAGTTATAGCCCAGAAGAACTCTTGGCCCTCCGCCAAAAGCTCCAAAAAGCAGGCTTGGCCCTAGGCTCTTCGGTACATGAACGCAGCACTTTAGACGAATTGGCCCCCAAGCATTTCGATTATATTTTTGTGAGTCCCGTCTTTAGCTCGATCTCTAAGCAAGGCTATGGCCCCAAAGAAGATTGGAGCATTAGCCCCTACAAGGACCAATATGATTTTAGCCTTGTGGGCTTGGGCGGCATTGATTTGGACAGCCTAGCTGCCGCCGCCGAAAAAGGCTTTGAAGAAGTAGGCGCTCTAGGCTCCGTTTGGCTCAAAGGCGAGGCCGCCCCCGCCTATTTTGCTAAAATGCTTGCAGCATGTCAGGCCCTTTTGTCTTAA
- a CDS encoding serine hydrolase — MKTLYFFCPFLFLFLFACQKEKHPPFSQVPIYQENLSGFEALKDSLQLICQNPKGQMGIYIYDAQLDQSFSIAGDSLFPLASVYKLPIAASLLAAQEAGKLSLYDSIPLNLEDRRHSGCFMDWDSTGKTAFGPQIEELAHYMMRYSDNCATDALLRQLGGPEYVQAQLKSWMVSDININRYLIEIFIDLANRELPEDQSLWTYSRATQILSSSPWSERKIARRKFLWDRRDQGSPKAFVQLLKGLDQEQWLNPQSSQWLRDCLLSCRTGSYFLPEVLPPNRKVAHKTGSLPGIYNDAGWIEREAGQRPLYYAVFLKNAFDRPKKERARIAAVMGQLLNFQALKATNHCLD, encoded by the coding sequence ATGAAAACACTTTACTTTTTTTGCCCTTTTTTATTCCTCTTCCTTTTCGCCTGCCAAAAGGAAAAACATCCCCCATTTAGCCAAGTCCCCATCTACCAGGAAAATCTAAGTGGTTTTGAGGCCCTCAAAGATAGCTTACAGCTCATTTGCCAAAACCCCAAAGGCCAAATGGGCATCTATATCTATGACGCACAATTGGACCAAAGCTTCTCCATTGCTGGAGATAGCCTTTTTCCCCTAGCTAGCGTCTATAAACTTCCCATAGCCGCCAGTTTGCTAGCTGCTCAAGAGGCCGGCAAACTCTCTCTATATGATTCTATTCCGCTCAACCTAGAGGACCGTCGCCACTCTGGCTGTTTTATGGATTGGGATAGTACTGGCAAGACGGCCTTTGGTCCCCAAATCGAAGAATTAGCCCATTACATGATGCGATATAGCGATAATTGCGCAACAGACGCTCTGCTGCGCCAACTCGGTGGACCAGAATATGTCCAAGCTCAACTCAAAAGCTGGATGGTCTCCGATATTAACATTAACCGTTATTTGATTGAAATCTTTATTGATCTAGCTAACCGAGAATTACCCGAAGACCAAAGCCTATGGACCTATAGCCGCGCTACCCAAATTTTGTCCAGCTCCCCTTGGTCCGAACGCAAAATTGCTAGACGTAAATTTCTTTGGGACCGCAGAGATCAAGGCTCCCCAAAAGCCTTTGTCCAACTCCTCAAAGGCCTAGATCAAGAACAATGGCTGAATCCCCAATCTAGCCAATGGCTAAGAGATTGCCTGCTCTCTTGCCGAACCGGTAGCTATTTCCTCCCAGAGGTCCTCCCCCCAAACCGCAAAGTTGCCCACAAAACAGGAAGCCTACCAGGGATTTATAATGATGCCGGCTGGATAGAAAGAGAAGCCGGCCAACGCCCCCTCTATTATGCGGTCTTCCTCAAAAATGCTTTTGACCGCCCAAAAAAAGAACGAGCTAGAATAGCTGCTGTTATGGGCCAATTGCTCAACTTCCAAGCCCTTAAAGCAACTAATCACTGCCTAGATTAA
- a CDS encoding DUF6691 family protein yields the protein MKFVKYLGLGILFGVVMTKSEAVSWYRIQEMFLFDNFHMYGMIGTAVILGIITTALIKALKLQTFKGEEIKFHPKNMSIPRYLIGGIIFGLGWSMTGACPGPMYTLLGQGYWAVLIIIASALVGTYLYGALRSKLPH from the coding sequence ATGAAGTTTGTAAAATATCTAGGTCTGGGCATCCTCTTTGGCGTGGTCATGACCAAATCAGAAGCCGTTTCTTGGTACAGAATCCAAGAGATGTTCCTCTTCGATAATTTTCACATGTACGGAATGATCGGCACCGCCGTCATCCTCGGTATTATCACTACCGCCCTAATCAAAGCACTCAAGCTGCAAACCTTTAAGGGCGAAGAAATTAAGTTCCACCCCAAAAATATGTCTATTCCTCGCTACCTCATCGGTGGCATTATCTTCGGCCTCGGCTGGTCCATGACCGGCGCCTGCCCCGGCCCAATGTATACCCTACTCGGCCAAGGCTATTGGGCCGTACTCATTATTATCGCTTCTGCCCTAGTCGGTACTTACCTATACGGCGCCCTGCGCTCCAAATTACCGCACTAG
- a CDS encoding MBL fold metallo-hydrolase produces MKVEQLYTGCLAQGAYYIESEGEAAIIDPLRETAPYLEMAEERGAKIKYILETHFHADFVSGHIDLAKKSGAQIVFGPKAETGYDAYVAKDNEELKLGKLRIKVLHTPGHTQESSSFLLLDEEGEQLAIFTGDTLFIGDVGRPDLAIKSDVTMDDLAGMLYDSLHNKIMPLNDDLIVYPGHGAGSACGKNMSKETYATLGNQKEFNYALQPMSRQEFITKVTAGLATPPQYFGYNAMMNKAGYNSFDEALAQGTTPLDIEAFKAEMAKGTLILDTRHQDVFEKGYIPGAISIGLDGNFAPWVGAMIVNLQRPILLIVQEGREEEAVTRLARVGYDNVVGFLKGGLDAWTAAGEDVATVKTIPATELAQLIAKEDDLKVIDVRNEGEFISEHLLAATNYPLAEMAKQVEDLDKKATYYVHCAGGYRSMIASAVLQNMGFENIINVAGGFTAISETDAPKSDYVCPSTLL; encoded by the coding sequence ATGAAAGTTGAACAGCTGTATACTGGATGTCTCGCACAAGGTGCCTACTATATTGAATCTGAAGGCGAAGCGGCTATCATTGACCCCCTTCGTGAAACTGCCCCTTATTTGGAAATGGCCGAAGAGCGTGGCGCAAAGATCAAATACATCTTGGAAACTCACTTTCATGCCGACTTTGTTTCTGGTCATATCGATCTAGCTAAGAAATCGGGCGCTCAAATTGTCTTTGGCCCCAAAGCAGAAACTGGCTACGACGCTTATGTCGCTAAAGATAATGAGGAGTTGAAGCTTGGAAAGTTGCGCATCAAAGTATTGCACACTCCTGGCCACACTCAAGAGTCTAGCAGTTTCCTTCTGCTTGATGAAGAAGGCGAACAACTCGCCATCTTTACTGGTGATACTCTATTTATTGGAGATGTTGGACGCCCTGACCTCGCCATTAAATCAGATGTTACTATGGACGATTTGGCTGGCATGCTCTACGACTCGCTTCACAATAAAATCATGCCCCTAAACGACGATCTCATCGTTTATCCTGGCCATGGCGCTGGCTCTGCCTGCGGTAAAAATATGTCTAAAGAAACTTATGCTACTTTGGGCAACCAAAAAGAGTTTAACTACGCACTACAACCCATGAGCCGCCAAGAATTCATCACTAAAGTAACTGCGGGCTTGGCTACGCCTCCCCAATACTTTGGCTATAACGCTATGATGAATAAAGCTGGTTACAATAGCTTCGATGAAGCCCTCGCCCAAGGAACTACTCCCCTAGATATAGAAGCCTTCAAAGCAGAAATGGCAAAAGGAACCCTTATCCTCGATACCCGCCATCAAGATGTCTTTGAAAAAGGATATATCCCTGGCGCAATTAGCATCGGCCTAGATGGTAATTTCGCTCCCTGGGTAGGCGCTATGATCGTAAACCTCCAACGCCCTATCTTACTGATCGTGCAAGAAGGCCGCGAAGAAGAAGCCGTTACTCGCTTGGCTCGCGTAGGCTACGACAATGTGGTCGGCTTCCTTAAAGGTGGACTAGATGCCTGGACTGCCGCAGGAGAAGATGTTGCCACCGTAAAAACTATTCCCGCTACCGAATTGGCCCAACTGATCGCCAAGGAAGATGACTTAAAGGTAATTGATGTCCGCAATGAAGGAGAATTTATCTCTGAACACCTTCTCGCCGCGACCAACTACCCCCTAGCCGAAATGGCTAAACAAGTAGAGGATCTGGACAAAAAAGCAACTTACTATGTCCACTGTGCCGGTGGATACCGCTCAATGATCGCCTCTGCCGTACTCCAAAATATGGGCTTCGAAAATATTATTAACGTAGCCGGCGGCTTTACAGCCATCAGCGAAACAGATGCGCCCAAAAGTGACTACGTTTGCCCTTCTACCCTACTCTAA
- a CDS encoding M14 family zinc carboxypeptidase, which yields MIRYYLLYSFLISSLILQAQQPILPIYKENQSYDYAAVRAAYQAIAEAYPAQTHLEEMGLSDQGRPIDFFILSEEGLQTAAAAKASGKLIVWINNGIHPGEPCGIDASLELVQNILRRPKQRAWLKEIVLCVVPIYNVGGAHQRSCCSRAAQNGPLAYGFRGNAQHLDLNRDFIKCDSRNAQAFNRYYSLWQPDFFVDTHTTNGSDHQYTLTLIAGQADKMQSLQAAYQEEELLPALYAGMKKRKKEMIPYVYTMGPTPEDGIKGFLETPRYSSGYANLFQSWAFITEALKYKPYAERVEHSLAFLEELLAYGAAHRLELQQVRAKARAAVLAQDSFCLRWALDTSRAEELVFKGYETEMQPSPFGEDEQRLVYRKDRPYSKVIPYYPHYKEEVVVKAPRAYIVPQSQWRLLNRLRWNGVEMRPLEADTSIAVEAYYIRDLQTVKQAYEGHYLHQSVAVERVYMPMQFYKGDYVVSCGQPLKRYLVETLEPQGHDAFFAWNFFDAILQQKEWFSPFSFESIALELLENDPYLKAAFEAKKKEEEAFAKSRYQQLYFIYQHSPYYEPSHRLYPIARLP from the coding sequence ATGATTCGATACTATTTACTTTATAGCTTTCTCATTAGCAGTCTAATCTTGCAGGCTCAGCAGCCTATTCTCCCAATATATAAGGAAAATCAGAGCTATGATTATGCTGCTGTTCGGGCGGCCTATCAAGCCATAGCCGAGGCTTATCCAGCCCAGACACATTTGGAAGAAATGGGCTTATCGGATCAGGGTCGGCCCATAGACTTCTTTATTTTATCGGAAGAGGGACTACAAACTGCGGCGGCGGCCAAGGCATCGGGCAAGTTGATCGTATGGATCAATAATGGGATTCATCCGGGGGAGCCCTGTGGGATAGATGCCAGTTTGGAATTGGTTCAAAACATCTTGCGCAGGCCCAAGCAGCGGGCTTGGTTGAAAGAGATTGTACTTTGTGTTGTGCCTATCTATAATGTAGGTGGGGCGCATCAGCGCTCTTGTTGTAGTCGGGCGGCACAAAATGGCCCCTTGGCTTATGGTTTTAGGGGGAATGCGCAGCATTTGGACCTCAATAGAGACTTCATCAAATGTGATAGTCGGAATGCCCAGGCCTTTAATCGTTATTATTCGCTTTGGCAGCCCGACTTCTTTGTAGACACGCATACCACCAATGGCTCTGACCACCAATATACCTTAACCTTAATTGCTGGACAGGCGGATAAGATGCAAAGCTTGCAAGCGGCTTATCAGGAAGAGGAGCTGTTGCCGGCCTTATATGCGGGCATGAAAAAGCGGAAGAAGGAAATGATTCCCTATGTCTATACCATGGGCCCTACTCCAGAGGATGGTATCAAAGGCTTTTTGGAGACCCCTCGATACTCTTCGGGTTATGCCAATCTGTTTCAGTCTTGGGCCTTCATTACCGAGGCTTTAAAATACAAGCCCTATGCGGAGCGGGTAGAGCATAGTTTAGCTTTCTTAGAGGAGCTATTAGCTTATGGGGCGGCGCATCGGTTAGAGTTACAGCAAGTAAGGGCCAAAGCCAGAGCGGCAGTTTTGGCGCAAGACAGTTTTTGTTTGCGTTGGGCCTTGGATACTAGTCGGGCAGAGGAGCTGGTATTTAAGGGTTATGAGACAGAAATGCAGCCCTCTCCTTTTGGGGAAGATGAGCAGCGTTTGGTTTATCGCAAAGATCGGCCATATAGCAAAGTGATTCCTTATTATCCGCACTACAAAGAAGAAGTAGTTGTCAAAGCGCCTAGGGCCTATATTGTTCCACAATCGCAATGGCGTTTATTGAATCGGCTGCGTTGGAATGGAGTAGAAATGCGTCCCTTGGAGGCAGATACGAGCATAGCGGTAGAGGCATATTATATTCGGGACCTACAGACCGTCAAGCAAGCTTATGAGGGGCATTATTTGCATCAATCGGTAGCCGTAGAGAGGGTCTATATGCCTATGCAGTTCTATAAGGGGGATTATGTAGTTTCTTGTGGGCAGCCATTGAAGCGGTATTTAGTAGAAACCTTAGAGCCTCAGGGCCATGATGCCTTCTTTGCTTGGAATTTCTTTGATGCTATTTTGCAACAAAAAGAGTGGTTTTCGCCTTTCTCTTTTGAGTCGATTGCCCTTGAACTTTTGGAGAATGACCCTTATCTTAAAGCAGCCTTTGAGGCTAAGAAAAAAGAGGAGGAAGCCTTTGCCAAGAGTCGTTATCAGCAGCTCTACTTCATCTATCAGCATTCTCCTTATTATGAGCCTAGTCATCGGCTTTACCCTATAGCTAGACTACCTTAA
- the thiS gene encoding sulfur carrier protein ThiS has translation MPNAIQIYLNGQAMSCPTNYSLFQLLQQLNKEEEGGLALALNQEVIPKALWANTFLNDQDRVLLITATQGG, from the coding sequence ATGCCGAACGCTATCCAAATTTATCTCAATGGCCAAGCCATGAGCTGCCCCACAAATTATAGCCTCTTCCAACTCCTCCAACAATTAAATAAAGAAGAGGAAGGCGGCCTCGCCCTCGCCCTCAATCAAGAGGTCATCCCCAAAGCCCTCTGGGCCAACACTTTTCTAAACGACCAAGATCGCGTTTTACTCATTACGGCTACCCAAGGCGGTTAG
- the thiC gene encoding phosphomethylpyrimidine synthase ThiC, whose product MRKDKLPQQEGITRTPFPSSKKIYVPGRIHPQIKVAMREISLSPTKIQATGELEENPPVTVYDTSGPYTDPNVEIDINKGLEPLRQQWILDRLDVEELDGISSNYGQERLAKSDIDWLRFPNLRKPLRAKKGQNVSQMHYAKKGIITPEMEYIAIRENQRRAELMQQGIDFGQQHPGHSFGANIPQGFITAEFVREEVARGRAVIPSNINHPESEPMIIGRNFLVKINANIGNSAVTSSIAEEVEKAVWACRWGADTIMDLSTGQNIHETREWILRNSPVPIGTVPIYQALEKVNGVAEDLTWEIFRDTLIEQAEQGVDYFTIHAGVRLAYIHLTAKRVTGIVSRGGSIMAKWCLAHHKENFLYTHFEDICEIMKAYDVAFSLGDGLRPGSIADANDEAQFAELETLGELTKIAWKHDVQTIIEGPGHIPMHMIKENMDKQLKHCGEAPFYTLGPLTTDIAPGYDHITSGIGAAMIGWYGTAMLCYVTPKEHLGLPNKEDVKTGVVTYKLAAHAADLAKGHPGAQYRDDALSKARFEFRWYDQFNLSLDPDTARAYHDETLPAEGAKIAHFCSMCGPKFCSMKITQEVRDYAAGLDEDAQTALEKGMAEKSEEFLTKGSKIYH is encoded by the coding sequence ATGAGAAAAGATAAATTGCCTCAGCAGGAAGGAATTACCAGAACCCCCTTCCCTAGCTCTAAGAAAATTTATGTCCCCGGCCGCATCCACCCTCAAATTAAGGTGGCCATGAGAGAAATTAGCCTCTCGCCTACCAAGATCCAAGCCACCGGCGAACTAGAAGAAAATCCCCCCGTTACCGTCTATGACACTAGCGGCCCCTATACCGACCCCAATGTCGAAATCGATATCAATAAAGGCCTAGAGCCCCTCCGCCAACAATGGATTCTCGACCGCCTAGATGTGGAAGAATTAGATGGCATTTCCTCTAACTATGGCCAAGAACGCCTCGCTAAAAGCGATATCGACTGGCTCCGCTTCCCCAACCTGCGCAAACCGCTCCGCGCCAAAAAAGGCCAGAACGTTTCGCAAATGCACTATGCCAAAAAAGGTATTATCACTCCCGAAATGGAGTATATCGCTATCCGCGAAAACCAAAGAAGAGCCGAACTGATGCAGCAAGGTATCGACTTTGGCCAACAACATCCCGGACATAGCTTTGGCGCTAATATCCCTCAAGGTTTTATTACCGCAGAATTTGTCCGCGAAGAGGTGGCCCGCGGCCGCGCCGTTATCCCCTCTAATATCAACCATCCCGAATCAGAACCCATGATTATTGGCCGCAATTTCTTGGTCAAAATCAACGCAAATATCGGTAACTCTGCCGTAACCTCTAGCATCGCTGAGGAGGTGGAAAAAGCCGTTTGGGCCTGCCGCTGGGGAGCCGATACCATTATGGATCTCTCTACAGGCCAAAATATTCACGAAACCCGCGAGTGGATTCTCCGCAACTCTCCCGTTCCTATCGGGACTGTGCCCATCTACCAAGCCCTAGAAAAAGTCAATGGCGTGGCCGAAGACCTCACTTGGGAAATCTTTAGAGATACCCTAATCGAACAGGCCGAACAGGGCGTAGATTATTTTACCATCCATGCCGGTGTCCGCCTAGCTTATATCCACCTCACCGCCAAAAGAGTAACGGGTATCGTTTCTCGTGGTGGCTCAATTATGGCCAAATGGTGCCTAGCCCACCACAAAGAGAATTTCCTCTACACCCATTTTGAGGATATCTGCGAAATTATGAAGGCTTATGATGTAGCCTTCTCTCTAGGCGATGGCCTCCGCCCCGGCTCTATTGCCGATGCCAATGATGAAGCCCAATTTGCTGAGCTAGAAACCCTTGGCGAATTGACCAAAATTGCCTGGAAACATGATGTGCAAACTATCATTGAAGGGCCCGGCCATATTCCTATGCATATGATTAAGGAGAATATGGACAAACAGCTCAAGCACTGCGGCGAAGCACCTTTCTATACGCTCGGCCCATTGACTACCGATATTGCTCCCGGTTACGATCATATTACTTCGGGCATCGGTGCCGCCATGATTGGCTGGTACGGTACAGCCATGCTTTGCTATGTGACGCCCAAAGAACATTTGGGCCTTCCTAATAAAGAAGATGTAAAAACAGGAGTAGTCACTTATAAACTAGCGGCCCATGCTGCCGATTTGGCCAAAGGACATCCCGGCGCACAATATCGCGACGATGCCCTAAGCAAAGCCCGCTTTGAGTTCCGTTGGTACGACCAATTCAACCTTTCGCTAGATCCTGATACGGCCCGCGCTTATCATGATGAAACCCTACCCGCAGAAGGCGCCAAAATTGCCCACTTCTGCTCGATGTGCGGTCCAAAATTCTGCTCAATGAAAATTACGCAGGAGGTCCGAGACTATGCCGCTGGCCTAGACGAAGACGCCCAAACCGCCCTAGAAAAAGGAATGGCCGAAAAATCAGAGGAGTTCTTGACTAAAGGCAGTAAAATCTACCACTAG
- a CDS encoding UbiA-like polyprenyltransferase, producing MMKNYLSLIKFSHTIFALPFAMIGFFLATVEGNGQLDWRLFALVLLCMVFARSAAMAFNRYADRDIDRRNPRTVTREIPAGVISARNALFFVLINCALFVATTYFINWLCFLLSPIALLVVLGYSYTKRFTALCHFVLGVGLALAPIGAYIAVSNQFALLPIIYSFVVLFWVSGFDIIYALQDEEFDRSLGLNSIPAALGKKRALMVSNVLHGLTALLVIYPGIQATEFFGLYYWIAVALFIGLLAYQHFLVKPNDLSKVNLAFFTTNGIASTIFGTLVIFDLYF from the coding sequence ATGATGAAAAACTACCTTTCTTTAATTAAATTCAGTCATACTATTTTTGCGTTGCCCTTTGCGATGATTGGCTTTTTCTTGGCCACGGTAGAGGGGAATGGGCAATTGGATTGGCGGTTATTTGCTTTGGTCCTTTTATGTATGGTCTTTGCGCGTTCGGCGGCTATGGCCTTTAATCGTTATGCAGATCGGGATATTGATCGGCGGAATCCGCGGACGGTCACAAGAGAGATTCCTGCGGGGGTAATTTCGGCTCGAAATGCACTCTTTTTTGTGTTGATTAACTGTGCTTTATTTGTGGCCACCACCTATTTTATCAATTGGCTTTGCTTTTTGCTTTCGCCCATTGCGCTTTTAGTGGTTTTGGGCTACTCTTATACAAAGCGGTTTACGGCCCTTTGCCATTTTGTTTTGGGGGTAGGTTTAGCCTTGGCGCCTATTGGGGCTTATATTGCGGTGAGCAATCAATTTGCCTTATTGCCGATTATTTACTCCTTTGTGGTTTTATTTTGGGTATCGGGTTTTGATATTATTTATGCTTTGCAAGATGAGGAGTTTGACCGTTCCTTGGGCTTAAATTCAATTCCCGCTGCTTTAGGGAAAAAGCGCGCCTTGATGGTGTCTAATGTATTGCATGGACTCACGGCTCTTTTGGTGATTTATCCAGGCATACAAGCGACTGAATTCTTTGGGCTTTATTATTGGATTGCGGTGGCTTTATTTATTGGCTTATTGGCCTATCAGCATTTTTTGGTCAAGCCAAATGATTTGTCTAAGGTGAATCTGGCCTTTTTTACGACTAATGGAATTGCCTCTACTATTTTTGGGACATTGGTAATCTTTGATTTGTATTTTTAG
- a CDS encoding YeeE/YedE family protein, with translation MFLFAQDVTEMLSQPWPWYVAGAMIVLVMQLLVFNGKSFGVSASMRAACSAMGAGKSVSFFDFDWKGSQGWNMLFIIGAAIGGFISMQFISGSEPMELGARTIEYVESIGFSAPTATNGKTNLLPQEISDPNFVFSAKGLFILIFGGLLIGFGARYAGGCTSGHAISGLSQLQIPSLIAVIGFFIGGLTMTYFILPLLFGA, from the coding sequence ATGTTCTTATTTGCGCAAGATGTTACAGAGATGTTGTCCCAACCTTGGCCCTGGTATGTGGCCGGGGCAATGATTGTCCTCGTTATGCAACTCCTCGTTTTTAACGGCAAATCCTTTGGCGTTTCCGCTAGCATGCGCGCCGCTTGCTCCGCTATGGGCGCAGGCAAAAGTGTCTCTTTCTTCGATTTTGACTGGAAAGGAAGCCAAGGATGGAATATGCTCTTTATCATCGGTGCCGCTATCGGAGGTTTTATCTCTATGCAGTTTATCTCTGGCAGCGAACCTATGGAACTAGGTGCCAGAACGATTGAATACGTAGAAAGCATCGGTTTCTCCGCCCCCACAGCAACAAACGGTAAAACCAACCTCTTGCCCCAAGAAATTAGTGACCCCAATTTTGTCTTCTCCGCTAAAGGCCTGTTTATTCTCATCTTTGGTGGACTCCTTATCGGATTTGGCGCCCGCTATGCCGGCGGCTGTACCTCTGGCCACGCAATTAGCGGCCTGTCTCAACTCCAAATCCCTTCTCTTATCGCTGTAATCGGCTTCTTTATCGGCGGCCTAACAATGACTTACTTTATCCTGCCACTACTTTTTGGCGCCTAA
- a CDS encoding S24 family peptidase: MNSIVTERFIHCHDQLKKEQRIRSSRQFALSLDYLPQSLSEILKQRRDVTIELLRKAIEVYKMNPVYLFSGEGPLFMTEEAQPNLKVLTVVTDSHNDERIVHVPVPAQAGYASESKDPTFIQELPSYTLPDYKYKVGTHRSFDLSGDSMEPTLFEGDKVVCSYLEPSLWASSLKDNYVYVVVTKGDVLIKRIHNHIKADQKLLLLSDNTYYEPFEMSVKDIQEIWYVRAKISPFLPSPSNIKNMLRSEMDELRKMVQNQSTIIQNLYNTIETLVEQTKKK, translated from the coding sequence ATGAATTCTATAGTAACCGAACGTTTTATCCATTGCCACGACCAACTCAAGAAGGAACAACGCATCCGCTCTAGCCGACAATTTGCCCTTTCCCTCGATTATTTGCCCCAAAGCCTGAGCGAAATCCTCAAACAACGCCGAGATGTGACTATTGAGCTGCTCCGAAAAGCCATAGAGGTCTATAAGATGAATCCCGTCTATCTCTTCTCTGGCGAAGGGCCCCTTTTTATGACAGAAGAGGCTCAACCTAACTTGAAAGTCCTTACCGTAGTCACTGACTCCCACAATGATGAACGCATTGTGCATGTGCCCGTGCCCGCTCAAGCAGGCTATGCCTCCGAGTCTAAAGACCCCACTTTTATCCAAGAATTACCCAGCTATACCTTGCCCGACTATAAGTATAAGGTGGGTACCCACCGCTCATTTGACCTCTCTGGCGATAGTATGGAACCCACCCTCTTTGAAGGCGATAAGGTGGTTTGTAGCTACCTAGAACCCAGCCTCTGGGCCTCTTCCCTCAAAGATAATTATGTCTATGTGGTGGTCACTAAAGGCGATGTCCTCATCAAACGCATACACAACCACATCAAAGCCGACCAAAAACTGCTGCTCCTGTCCGACAATACTTACTATGAACCCTTTGAAATGAGCGTGAAGGATATTCAAGAGATTTGGTATGTCCGCGCCAAAATTTCTCCCTTTTTGCCCTCTCCTTCCAATATTAAAAATATGCTCCGCTCCGAAATGGACGAGCTCCGCAAAATGGTCCAAAATCAATCAACGATTATCCAAAATCTATATAATACTATAGAAACGTTAGTGGAACAGACCAAGAAGAAGTAG